A genomic region of Arachis stenosperma cultivar V10309 chromosome 9, arast.V10309.gnm1.PFL2, whole genome shotgun sequence contains the following coding sequences:
- the LOC130948521 gene encoding uncharacterized protein LOC130948521 isoform X1, whose amino-acid sequence MSRRDSDSKRYHSKFDSESSPKRYRRDGRQEREREREREKDRVPTNGGDHTDRDQRPNLPNRSKEVNKDVADKKSNDHNEPSKHSSDPTQPPRPHSYYQHDERGNAGQVGRNADRREAGGKVSSQNREYNEKVETGHSREPRDEKSHTKLDDSFQRRGGFSERKDEQPTTTRRRPAFREKKIPVDSGEVNPATRMVVKAVHTDQSSERNERKEEKSSNPNHMDRPEKQNADDRLPNRTEARRDGFSSRVRYGANGGNGNYRGRDRFHGRQGYQPTKTRAEKWKHDLYQEVNKDPTPKNDDDQIAKLEALLAS is encoded by the exons ATGTCTCGTCGAGACTCTGATTCGAAGCGCTACCATTCTAAGTTCGATTCAGAATCCAG TCCCAAGAGATATAGAAGGGATGGAAgacaagaaagagaaagagagagggagagagagaaggaCAGAGTACCAACAAATGGAGGAGACCATACGGATCGGGACCAAAGACCCAATTTGCCAAATCGTTCTAAGGAAGTTAACAAAGATGTTGCTGACAAGAAATCAAATGATCATAATGAACCATCCAAGCATTCATCTGATCCTACTCAACCTCCAAGACCCCACTCTTATTATCAG CATGATGAACGTGGTAATGCTGGGCAGGTTGGTCGAAATGCTGATCGTAGGGAAGCTGGTG GAAAAGTCTCTTCTCAAAACAGAGAGTATAATGAAAAGGTGGAGACAGGTCATAGTAGAGAGCCAAGAGATGAGAAATCACATACTAAATTGGATGACAGTTTCCAGCGACGGGGTGGTTTTTCTGAGAGGAAAGATGAGCAACCTACTACTACGAGGAGAAGGCCAGCATTTAGGGAGAAGAAGATTCCAGTGGATTCAGGAGAAGTTAATCCAGCAACAAGGATGGTGGTAAAGGCTGTCCATACTGACCAGTCTTCAGAAAGGAATGAAAGGAAGGAAGAAAAAAGCAGCAATCCCAACCATATGGATAGACCTGAGAAGCAAAATGCAGATGACAGATTACCAAACAGGACTGAAGCTAGGAGGGATGGCTTTTCATCAAGAGTTAGGTATGGGGCCAATGGAGGCAATGGTAATTACAGGGGAAGAGATAGATTCCACGGAAGACAGGGTTATCAACCAACCAAGACCCGAGCAGAGAAGTGGAAACATGATTTGTACCAAGAGGTTAATAAGGACCCTACGCCAAAGAACGATGATGACCAGATTGCAAAGCTGGAAGCACTCTTGGCTTCATGA
- the LOC130948521 gene encoding uncharacterized protein LOC130948521 isoform X2, whose protein sequence is MSRRDSDSKRYHSKFDSESSPKRYRRDGRQEREREREREKDRVPTNGGDHTDRDQRPNLPNRSKEVNKDVADKKSNDHNEPSKHSSDPTQPPRPHSYYQVGRNADRREAGGKVSSQNREYNEKVETGHSREPRDEKSHTKLDDSFQRRGGFSERKDEQPTTTRRRPAFREKKIPVDSGEVNPATRMVVKAVHTDQSSERNERKEEKSSNPNHMDRPEKQNADDRLPNRTEARRDGFSSRVRYGANGGNGNYRGRDRFHGRQGYQPTKTRAEKWKHDLYQEVNKDPTPKNDDDQIAKLEALLAS, encoded by the exons ATGTCTCGTCGAGACTCTGATTCGAAGCGCTACCATTCTAAGTTCGATTCAGAATCCAG TCCCAAGAGATATAGAAGGGATGGAAgacaagaaagagaaagagagagggagagagagaaggaCAGAGTACCAACAAATGGAGGAGACCATACGGATCGGGACCAAAGACCCAATTTGCCAAATCGTTCTAAGGAAGTTAACAAAGATGTTGCTGACAAGAAATCAAATGATCATAATGAACCATCCAAGCATTCATCTGATCCTACTCAACCTCCAAGACCCCACTCTTATTATCAG GTTGGTCGAAATGCTGATCGTAGGGAAGCTGGTG GAAAAGTCTCTTCTCAAAACAGAGAGTATAATGAAAAGGTGGAGACAGGTCATAGTAGAGAGCCAAGAGATGAGAAATCACATACTAAATTGGATGACAGTTTCCAGCGACGGGGTGGTTTTTCTGAGAGGAAAGATGAGCAACCTACTACTACGAGGAGAAGGCCAGCATTTAGGGAGAAGAAGATTCCAGTGGATTCAGGAGAAGTTAATCCAGCAACAAGGATGGTGGTAAAGGCTGTCCATACTGACCAGTCTTCAGAAAGGAATGAAAGGAAGGAAGAAAAAAGCAGCAATCCCAACCATATGGATAGACCTGAGAAGCAAAATGCAGATGACAGATTACCAAACAGGACTGAAGCTAGGAGGGATGGCTTTTCATCAAGAGTTAGGTATGGGGCCAATGGAGGCAATGGTAATTACAGGGGAAGAGATAGATTCCACGGAAGACAGGGTTATCAACCAACCAAGACCCGAGCAGAGAAGTGGAAACATGATTTGTACCAAGAGGTTAATAAGGACCCTACGCCAAAGAACGATGATGACCAGATTGCAAAGCTGGAAGCACTCTTGGCTTCATGA
- the LOC130948116 gene encoding probable beta-D-xylosidase 5, with amino-acid sequence MKNKLVLLSLSLCLCVVVVPIRSQKHACDKGFSQRSKFPFCNTSLTYEIRAKDLVSRLTLEEKAEQLVNPSSGVSRLGVPAYEWWSEALHGVSNLGPGTRFDKRVPGATSFPAVILSAASFNATLWYNMGQVVSTEARAMYNVDLAGLTFWSPNVNVFRDPRWGRGQETPGEDPLVVSRYAVKYVRGLQEVPDEASSKADRLKVSSCCKHYTAYDLDNWKGIDRFHFDAKVTMQDLEDTYQPPFKSCVVEGHVSSVMCSYNRVNGVPTCADPNLLKGVVRGQWGLDGYIVSDCDSIEVYYDAIHYTATPEDAVALALKAGLNMNCGDFLKKYTPNAVKLKKVDVSVVDQALVYNYIVLMRLGFFDDPKSLPFANLGPSDVCTQENQQLALDAAKQGIVLLENSGSLPLSKTKINKLAVIGPNANATTVMISNYAGIPCRYTSPLQGLEKYISSVSYAPGCSNVKCSTQSLFGAATKAASGADAVVVVVGLDQSIEAEGLDRENLTLPGFQEKLVKDVAQATKGTLILVIMAAGPVDISFTKSVSNIGGILWVGYPGQAGGDAIAQVIFGDYNPGGRSPYTWYPESYVDQVPMTDMNMRANRSRNYPGRTYRFYNGSTLYEFGHGLSYSTFTTFVASAPNTIVIKNSSSIHSKLEFLTDVQAIDVSAISCLDLTFLLVIGVKNNGPFDGSHVVLVFWKPAMTELVPGAPIMQLIGFERVQVKVGMTEFVTVKIDLCEELSVVDGDGKRNLITGQNTIVVGSSSDNQVTHNIDFKLSEIVDGEHFMSQ; translated from the exons ATGAAGAATAAACTAGTATTGTTGTCATTATCTCTTTGCCTTTGTGTTGTGGTAGTTCCAATTAGGAGCCAAAAGCATGCATGTGACAAAGGCTTTTCTCAAAGAAGCAAATTCCCATTTTGTAACACTTCATTAACATATGAGATCAGAGCCAAAGACTTGGTTTCACGGCTAACACTTGAAGAAAAGGCAGAGCAATTAGTGAACCCTTCAAGCGGTGTGTCAAGACTAGGTGTCCCTGCATATGAATGGTGGTCAGAGGCACTTCATGGTGTATCAAACTTGGGTCCAGGGACACGCTTTGACAAAAGGGTCCCTGGTGCCACAAGCTTCCCAGCAGTGATTCTATCAGCTGCAAGCTTCAATGCAACACTTTGGTACAACATGGGACAAGTTGTGTCCACTGAGGCCAGAGCCATGTACAATGTGGACTTGGCTGGCCTCACTTTCTGGAGTCCTAATGTCAATGTGTTTCGCGATCCAAGGTGGGGTCGCGGCCAAGAAACTCCCGGCGAGGACCCTCTTGTTGTGTCTAGATATGCTGTCAAGTATGTCCGGGGACTACAAGAAGTGCCTGATGAAGCTAGTTCCAAAGCTGATCGCCTTAAGGTCTCAAGTTGTTGTAAGCATTACACTGCTTATGATCTTGATAACTGGAAAGGCATTGATCGCTTCCATTTTGATGCTAAG GTGACAATGCAAGACTTGGAGGACACGTATCAGCCTCCATTTAAGAGCTGTGTGGTGGAAGGTCATGTTAGTAGTGTCATGTGTTCTTACAATAGGGTCAATGGAGTTCCCACTTGTGCTGATCCAAACCTGCTCAAAGGGGTAGTAAGAGGCCAATGGGGTTTAGACGG ATATATTGTTTCAGATTGTGATTCAATTGAAGTATATTATGATGCAATTCACTACACTGCAACACCTGAAGATGCTGTGGCTCTTGCACTGAAAGCAG GTTTAAATATGAATTGTGGGGACTTTCTAAAAAAATACACGCCAAATGCAGTGAAGTTGAAGAAGGTAGATGTATCTGTTGTAGACCAAGCACTGGTGTACAATTACATAGTTCTAATGAGATTAGGCTTCTTTGATGACCCCAAATCACTTCCATTTGCAAATCTTGGACCATCTGATGTATGCACTCAAGAGAATCAGCAATTAGCCTTAGATGCTGCAAAGCAAGGAATAGTTTTGCTTGAAAATAGTGGATCTCTTCCCTTATCAAAAACCAAGATAAACAAACTGGCTGTGATTGGTCCAAATGCCAATGCAACCACAGTTATGATTAGCAACTATGCTGGAATACCTTGCCGCTACACTAGTCCATTGCAAGGACTAGAGAAGTACATTTCTTCTGTGAGTTATGCACCTGGCTGCAGCAATGTTAAGTGCAGCACTCAGAGCCTTTTCGGAGCAGCAACTAAGGCAGCATCAGGTGCTGATGCAGTTGTGGTGGTTGTGGGATTAGACCAGTCCATTGAAGCAGAAGGCCTTGACAGAGAGAACTTGACACTACCTGGATTTCAAGAGAAGCTTGTTAAGGATGTTGCTCAAGCTACAAAAGGAACATTGATTTTGGTGATCATGGCAGCTGGCCCAGTTGATATTTCTTTCACTAAGAGTGTCAGCAACATAGGAGGAATATTATGGGTTGGATATCCTGGTCAAGCTGGTGGAGATGCCATAGCTCAAGTAATATTTGGAGACTACAACCCAG gTGGTAGGTCCCCTTATACATGGTACCCAGAATCTTATGTTGATCAAGTACCAATGACTGACATGAACATGAGAGCCAATAGAAGCAGGAATTACCCTGGAAGAACCTACAGGTTCTACAATGGAAGCACTCTCTATGAATTCGGACATGGATTAAGTTACTCCACATTCACCACCTTTGTAGCATCAGCTCCCAACACCATAGTGATCAAGAACtcatcatccattcattcaaaactTGAGTTCCTCACCGATGTTCAAGCAATTGATGTTTCCGCCATAAGTTGCCTTGACTTAACATTCTTGCTTGTGATTGGTGTGAAGAACAATGGACCCTTTGATGGATCTCATGTGGTGCTAGTGTTTTGGAAGCCAGCAATGACTGAGCTTGTGCCTGGTGCTCCAATTATGCAGCTGATAGGATTTGAAAGGGTGCAAGTTAAGGTTGGGATGACAGAATTTGTAACGGTGAAAATAGATTTATGTGAAGAATTATCAGTAGTGGATGGTGATGGTAAGAGAAATCTGATCACTGGACAGAACACTATTGTGGTTGGTTCTTCCAGTGATAACCAAGTCACACATAACATTGATTTTAAGCTTTCAGAGATTGTGGATGGAGAACACTTCATGTCTCAGTGA
- the LOC130948367 gene encoding vacuolar-sorting receptor 1 has product MKKLRRSTLALFLGFLLLSVAPSSMGRFVVEKNSLTVTSPEKIKGTYDSAIGNFGIPQYGGSMAGSVVYPKDNQKGCKEFDESGISFKSKPGALPTIVLLDRGTCFFALKVWNAQKAGASAVLVADDIDENLITMDTPEEDGSSAKYIENITIPSALIEKSFGIKLKDAISGGDMVNVNLDWREAVPHPDDRVEYELWTNSNDECGVKCDMLMEFVKDFKGAAQILEKGGYTQFTPHYITWYCPQAFTLSKQCKSQCINHGRYCAPDPEQDFSTGYDGKDVVIENLRQLCVFKVANETKKPWVWWDYVTDFQIRCPMKEKKYNKECADAVIKSLGLDLKRIEKCMGDPDADSDNPVLKEEQDAQVGKGSRGDVTILPTLVVNNRQYRGKLEKGAVMKAICSGFEETTEPAVCLSSDVETNECLDNNGGCWRDKAANITACKDTFRGRVCECPLVDGVQFKGDGYTTCEASGPGRCKINNGGCWHDARNGHAFSACLDDGHVKCQCPAGFKGDGVKNCDDIDECGEKKACQCPECTCKNTWGSYDCSCSGDLLYIRDHDACISKTASQGGKSAWAAFWVILLGLVVAAAGAYLVYKYRIRSYMDSEIRAIMAQYMPLDSQGEVVNHVNDERA; this is encoded by the exons ATGAAGAAGCTTCGGAGATCAACGCTGGCGCTGTTTTTAGGGTTTCTGTTGCTGTCGGTGGCGCCGTCGTCAATGGGGAGATTCGTGGTGGAGAAGAATAGCTTGACGGTGACTTCGCCGGAGAAAATCAAGGGGACCTACGACAGCGCCATTGGTAACTTTGGGATACCACAGTATGGTGGTAGTATGGCCGGGAGCGTCGTGTACCCGAAGGACAACCAAAAGGGCTGCAAGGAGTTCGATGAGTCTGGGATTTCCTTCAAATCCAAGCCCGGTGCTCTTCCCACCATCGTTTTGCTCGATCGTGGAA CTTGCTTTTTTGCTTTGAAGGTCTGGAATGCCCAGAAGGCTGGAGCTTCTGCTGTTCTTGTTGCGGATGATATTGATGAAAACTTGATAACTATGGACACACCTGAGGAGGATGGATCATCTGCAAAATACATAGAGAACATAACAATACCATCAGCTCTCATTGAAAAAAGTTTTGGTATAAAATTAAAGGATGCCATAAGTGGTGGTGATATGGTCAATGTAAATCTTGATTGGAGAGAGGCTGTTCCCCACCCAGATGACCGCGTGGAGTATGAGTTGTGGACCAACAGCAATGATGAGTGTGGAGTTAAATGTGATATGTTGATGGAATTTGTGAAGGATTTTAAGGGTGCTGCACAGATACTCGAAAAAGGTGGTTATACCCAGTTTACACCCCATTATATAACTTGGTACTGTCCTCAGGCGTTCACATTAAGCAAACAGTGCAAGTCTCAGTGCATCAATCACGGAAGATATTGTGCTCCAGATCCTGAGCAGGACTTCAGCACTGGTTATGACGGGAAAGATGTGGTTATTGAAAACTTAAGGCAGCTTTGCGTTTTTAAGGTGGCAAATGAAACTAAAAAGCCTTGGGTGTGGTGGGACTATGTCACTGATTTTCAAATTAGATGTCCGATGAAGGAGAAAAAATACAATAAGGAGTGTGCTGATGCTGTCATTAAGTCACTTG GTCTTGATCTCAAAAGGATTGAAAAGTGCATGGGAGATCCTGATGCTGATTCTGACAATCCTGTTTTGAAGGAAGAGCAAGATGCACAG GTTGGAAAGGGTTCCAGAGGTGATGTCACCATATTGCCTACTCTTGTTGTCAACAATCGACAGTATCGAG GAAAACTGGAAAAAGGGGCTGTCATGAAAGCTATTTGCTCTGGGTTTGAAGAAACTACTGAACCAGCCGTCTGTTTGAGCAGTG ATGTGGAAACAAATGAGTGTTTGGATAACAACGGTGGTTGTTGGCGGGATAAAGCAGCTAACATCACTGCATGCAAG GATACATTCCGCGGCCGAGTATGCGAATGCCCCCTCGTGGATGGCGTGCAGTTCAAAGGAGATGGTTATACAACTTGTGAAG CCAGTGGACCTGGGCGGTGCAAGATAAATAACGGGGGGTGTTGGCATGATGCCCGTAATGGACACGCATTTTCTGCTTGTTTG GATGATGGACATGTTAAATGCCAGTGTCCTGCAGGGTTTAAGGGTGATGGTGTCAAAAACTGTGATG ACATAGATGAATGCGGAGAGAAGAAAGCTTGTCAGTGCCCTGAATGTACCTGCAAGAATACCTGGGGCAGCTATGACTGCAGTTGCAGTGGAGATCTTCTGTATATCAGGGACCATGATGCCTGCATAA GTAAAACTGCAAGTCAGGGAGGGAAATCTGCTTGGGCTGCATTTTGGGTCATTTTACTTGGCTTGGTTGTAGCTGCTGCTGGCGCATACCTAGTGTACAAATATAGAATAAGG TCATACATGGATTCTGAAATCAGAGCCATCATGGCACAGTACATGCCCCTGGACAGCCAAGGGGAAGTAGTAAACCATGTCAACGatgaaagagcatga
- the LOC130951596 gene encoding AAA-ATPase At3g50940-like translates to MKQLHLPSVQTMISAAASAAATTMLLRSLARDYVPRELHHWIHLKLSKLLSSLFFSSQLTLVIEEYHGLSHNHLFNAAQLYLTPHTSPNSTRFRVTMPKKATSISVFMDRNDEIVDLFNGVKFTWKLVAKHIPSTYIRTPGSNRHDYPTLKSEIRYYELRFHARHKDMVFTQYLPHVMEKAKEARQKQKPLKLFTLSDQRVFRSRGSAWQSVNLDHPATFDTLAMDEDAKNAIVEDLERFVARKDLYRKVGKAWKRGYLLYGPPGTGKSSLIAAMANYLRFDVYDLELTDVRSNSFLRKLLISTANRSILVVEDIDCSLELHNRLTKTPKPQGPAHEFHNQQPQVTLSGFLNFIDGLWSSCGDERIILFTTNRKDKIDPALLRPGRMDVHIHMSYCTPSGFKMLASNYLGEGVAAHPLFPQTLDLMQTSKATPAEVGELLLKNEDSESALQSVIQLLLDKNRGENDECKAVQGECSQTFGTQG, encoded by the exons ATGAAGCAGCTTCACCTGCCTTCCGTCCAAACAATGATATCCGCCGCAGCCTCCGCCGCAGCCACAACCATGCTGCTCCGCTCCCTGGCCCGCGACTACGTCCCCCGCGAGCTCCACCACTGGATTCACTTGAAGCTCTCGAAGCTGCTGTCGTCgctcttcttctcctctcaACTCACCCTCGTCATCGAAGAGTACCATGGCCTCTCCCACAACCACCTCTTCAACGCCGCGCAGCTCTACCTCACTCCTCACACCTCTCCCAACTCCACTCGCTTCCGTGTTACCATGCCGAAAAAGGCCACCTCCATCTCCGTCTTCATGGACCGCAACGACGAGATCGTTGACCTCTTCAACGGCGTCAAATTCACGTGGAAACTCGTCGCCAAACACATCCCTTCCACCTACATTCGAACCCCTGGCTCCAACCGCCACGACTACCCAACCCTCAAATCCGAGATCCGTTACTACGAGCTGCGGTTCCACGCTAGGCACAAGGACATGGTGTTCACGCAATACCTACCTCACGTGATGGAGAAGGCCAAGGAGGCGCGGCAAAAGCAGAAGCCACTGAAGCTGTTCACGCTGAGTGACCAGCGCGTGTTCCGCAGTCGCGGCAGCGCGTGGCAGTCTGTGAATCTGGATCATCCGGCGACGTTCGATACTCTGGCGATGGATGAAGACGCCAAGAACGCAATCGTGGAGGATTTGGAGAGGTTCGTGGCGAGAAAAGATTTATATAGGAAGGTTGGGAAGGCGTGGAAGCGCGGTTACTTGCTGTATGGTCCACCCGGCACTGGCAAATCGAGCTTGATCGCCGCCATGGCTAATTACCTGAGATTTGATGTCTACGATCTGGAGCTGACTGATGTTAGGAGCAATTCTTTCCTCAGGAAGTTACTGATTTCCACTGCCAATAGATCCATTCTCGTTGTTGAAGACATTGATTGTTCTCTTGAACTTCACAATAGGCTCACCAAGACTCCGAAACCCCAAGGCCCTGCTCACGAATTTCACAATCAACAACCTCAG GTGACTTTATCAGGGTTCTTGAATTTCATAGATGGGTTGTGGTCCAGCTGTGGGGACGAGAGGATCATATTATTTACCACGAATCGGAAGGACAAAATAGACCCTGCCCTTCTGCGTCCTGGCCGTATGGACGTCCACATTCACATGTCTTACTGCACCCCCTCTGGATTCAAGATGCTGGCATCCAATTACCTTGGGGAGGGGGTCGCCGCACATCCACTTTTTCCACAAACTCTGGACCTTATGCAGACATCTAAAGCCACTCCTGCAGAGGTGGGAGAGCTCTTGCTCAAGAATGAGGACTCTGAGTCTGCACTGCAAAGTGTCATCCAACTCTTGTTGGACAAGAACAGGGGAGAAAATGATGAATGCAAGGCTGTACAAGGGGAATGCAGCCAAACTTTTGGAACTCAAGGATGA
- the LOC130951597 gene encoding transcription factor bHLH84 produces the protein MEPGEEIYAEWSSLSGSYTAEEADFMNQFLSNCSHTQQLHANLNAGIPSALWYGHADINSSSFYAADASNNMFPIIDSDNLNDPLTNLVDPSLSTYTDKELGVDVIADKNVPSEPVSEPAQENITSKLEKPRKRSRSSNEILKNKKNVKTTKKPKSASISNSKEEDRCPGQGENLSCSCSEDDLDTCRELNEGESSSLSLKNSKGLQLNGKSRSSRGSATDPQSIYARRRRERINERLRILQNLVPNGTKVDISTMLEEAVQYVKFLQLQIKLLSSDDLWMYAPIAYNGMNIGLDFNITTPKQNNNSRYIA, from the exons ATGGAGCCTGGTGAGGAAATTTATGCAGAATGGAGTTCCCTTAGTGGATCATACACAGCTGAGGAAGCTGATTTCATGAACCAGTTTCTTAGCAACTGCTCACACACACAACAGCTACATGCAAATTTGAATGCAGGAATTCCATCTGCATTATGGTATGGTCATGCAGACATCAATAGCAGTTCATTTTATGCTGCAGATGCTTCTAACAATATGTTTCCAATTATAGATAGTGACAACTTGAATGATCCATTAACCAACTTGGTGGATCCCTCATTAAGCACATATACTGATAAAGAGTTAGGTGTAGATGTTATTGCTGATAAGAATGTACCAAGTGAACCTGTTTCTGAACCAGCCCAAGAGAATATAACCAGCAAGCTGGagaagccaagaaaaaggtCTCGGAGTTCAAATGAG ATactaaagaacaagaaaaatgttAAGACTACAAAGAAACCAAAATCTGCTTCCATTAGCAACAGTAAAGAAGAAGATAGGTGTCCTGGTCAGGGGGAAAACTTGAGCTGTTCCTGCTCAGAAGACGACTTGGATACGTGTCGTGAGCTAAATGAAGGAGAGTCTTCGAGCTTGAGCCTGAAAAATTCTAAAGGTCTTCAGTTAAATGGCAAATCTAGATCTAGTAGAGGTTCTGCTACTGATCCACAGAGCATCTATGCAAGA agaagaagagaaagaataaaTGAAAGGTTGAGAATCTTACAAAACTTAGTGCCTAATGGAACCAAG GTGGATATCAGCACAATGCTCGAGGAGGCTGTCCAATATGTGAAATTTTTACAGCTCCAAATTAAG CTCTTGAGCTCTGATGATCTCTGGATGTACGCTCCAATTGCTTACAATGGAATGAACATTGGACTAGACTTCAATATTACCACACCCAAACAAAACAATAATAGCAGATATATAGCATAG
- the LOC130950205 gene encoding transcription factor bHLH84-like, translating into MEPAQLISEEWGSLSGLYTAEEAEFMTQLLAGNYSVSDKHYSSVAMPPSSAFWPCHESTKVSFKGINGNSYLPPSHIENANYLCFSQGSSSSTENGNIYSYDTTTNFDSMSTDNCLEGAKFSPQSNDNSRAQISGIIDEDAKIECERMVFEPAEDLENPTKRLRSSSEVPRNMRNVKSRKENPLPSSYTSNSEEDKGPAAPKNRRSSSGAATDPQSLYARKRRERINERLRILQTLVPNGTKVDISTMLEEAVHYVKFLQLQIKLLSSDDLWMYAPIAYNGINIGLDLSITPPTKAS; encoded by the exons atggaaCCAGCTCAGTTGATTTCTGAAGAATGGGGTTCTCTTAGTGGACTATACACAGCTGAGGAAGCTGAATTCATGACTCAGCTTCTTGCTGGTAACTATTCTGTCTCAGACAAGCATTATTCTAGTGTTGCCATGCCACCATCTTCTGCATTTTGGCCTTGCCATGAATCCACAAAAGTGAGCTTCAAAGGCATCAATGGCAATTCCTATTTGCCTCCTTCACATATTGAAAATGCTAACTATCTATGCTTCTCCCAAGGGAGTAGCTCCAGTACTGAGAATGGTAATATCTATTCCTATGATACCACAACAAATTTCGACTCCATGTCCACCGATAATTGTTTAGAAGGTGCCAAGTTTAGTCCACAGAGTAATGATAACTCGAGGGCGCAGATAAGTGGGATCATTGATGAAGATGCTAAGATAGAGTGTGAAAGAATGGTTTTTGAACCTGCAGAGGACTTGGAGAACCCAACCAAAAGGCTTAGGAGTTCATCTGAG GTCCCAAGAAACATGAGGAATGTTAAATCAAGGAAGGAGAATCCACTTCCTTCTTCTTACACAAGCAACAGTGAAGAGGATAAAGGCCCTGCAGCTCCCAAAAATAGAAGAAGTAGCAGTGGTGCTGCCACAGATCCACAGAGCCTATATGCAAGA aaaagaagagaaaggatAAATGAAAGGTTGAGAATACTACAAACACTTGTCCCCAATGGAACTAAGGTGGATATCAGCACCATGCTTGAGGAAGCTGTCCATTATGTGAAGTTCTTACAACTCCAAATTAAG CTTCTAAGCTCTGATGATTTATGGATGTATGCTCCAATTGCTTACAATGGAATTAATATTGGACTAGACCTCTCTATTACTCCTCCAACTAAAGCAAGTTGA
- the LOC130951579 gene encoding uncharacterized protein LOC130951579 encodes MVVCKCRKATKLYCFVHKVPVCGECICFPEHQICVVQTYSEWVIDGEYDWPPKCCQCQVVLEEGAGSQTTRLGCLHVIHTNCLVSHLKSFPPHTAPAGYVCPSCSTSIWPPKSVRDSGSRLHSKLKEAILQTGLEKNIFGNHPVSLSGSPPPAFASDPLINRESHGNSDSVEGYSATAGSQPSKLSVSDIVEIDGPNSAGNFMNVSSPVPGATTRKVSIHAERQNSEISYYADDEDGNRKKYTKRGPFRHKFLRALLPFWSSALPTLPVTAPPRKDASNGTETSEGRTKHRRSSMMDPRKILLLIAIMACMTTMGILYYRLVQRGPGEEQLLRDEQI; translated from the exons ATGGTGGTCTGCAAATGTCGCAAG GCTACTAAGTTATATTGCTTCGTGCACAAAGTTCCTGTCTGCGGAGAATGTATCTGCTTCCCGGAGCACCAAATCTGCGTG GTCCAAACTTATTCAGAATGGGTTATAGATGGGGAGTATGATTGGCCCCCTAAATGCTGCCAGTGCCAAGTTGTTTTAGAAGAGGGGGCTGGATCTCAAACTACTCGACTGGGTTGCTTGC ATGTTATTCACACAAATTGCTTGGTCTCTCATCTGAAGAGTTTTCCTCCACATACTGCTCCAGCGGGATATGTATGTCCTTCATGTTCCACTTCG ATATGGCCTCCCAAAAGTGTGAGAGATTCTGGATCACGTCTTCATTCCAAGTTGAAGGAAGCTATCCTGCAG ACTGGTTTGGAAAAGAATATCTTTGGAAATCATCCAGTTTCATTGTCAGGGAGTCCTCCACCTGCTTTTGCTTCAGATCCATTGATTAATAGGGAAAGTCATGGAAACTCAGACTCAGTAGAAGGATACTCAGCTACAGCTGGATCTCAACCTTCTAAACTTTCGGTGTCAGATATAGTGGAGATAGATGGTCCTAATTCAGCAGGAAACTTCATGAATGTCTCAAGTCCTGTT CCTGGAGCTACCACAAGGAAGGTCTCAATCCATGCTGAACGACAGAATTCTGAAATCTCATATTATGCTGATGATGAAGACGGGAATCGTAAAAAGTATACAAAAAGAG GTCCATTCCGTCATAAATTCCTTCGAGCATTGCTTCCATTCTGGTCTAGCGCTTTACCTACTCTACCAGTGACTGCACCACCAAGAAAAGATGCATCAAATGGAACTGAGACATCAGAAGGCCGTACAAAGCATCGAAGATCATCAATGATGGACCCAAGAAAAATTCTTCTCCTGATTGCAATTAT GGCATGCATGACAACCATGGGCATATTGTATTACAGACTAGTGCAAAGGGGTCCAGGGGAAGAGCAGCTTCTTCGTGATGAACAAATTTGA